A genomic region of Enterobacter hormaechei ATCC 49162 contains the following coding sequences:
- a CDS encoding tagatose bisphosphate family class II aldolase, producing the protein MFIISSKAMLLKAQREGYAVPAFNIHNLETLQVVVETAAEMRSPLIVAGTPGTFSYAGTGNVVAIASDLAKTYNQPLAIHLDHHEDFDDIAQKIHAGIRSAMIDGSHHPFSENVALVKQVTNFCHRYDVSVEAELGRLGGQEDDLIVDSKDALYTNPQQAREFVELTGIDSLAVAIGTAHGLYTDTPKLDFERLAAIRNQVDVPLVLHGASGLSAADIRTAISLGICKVNVATELKIAFSNALKTYLSSHPAASDPRHYMVPAKNAMKEVVRKVIADCGCEGKL; encoded by the coding sequence ATGTTCATCATCTCATCGAAAGCGATGCTGCTGAAGGCCCAGCGTGAAGGTTACGCCGTCCCGGCATTCAATATTCATAATCTCGAAACGCTGCAAGTGGTTGTTGAAACTGCCGCTGAAATGCGTTCTCCGCTGATTGTTGCGGGCACTCCCGGCACGTTCAGCTACGCCGGAACAGGAAATGTAGTCGCCATTGCCAGCGATCTGGCGAAAACCTACAACCAGCCGCTGGCGATCCATCTCGATCACCATGAAGATTTCGACGATATCGCACAGAAAATCCATGCAGGTATCCGCTCAGCGATGATCGACGGCTCTCATCATCCGTTCTCTGAAAATGTCGCACTGGTGAAGCAAGTGACGAATTTCTGTCACCGCTACGATGTAAGCGTTGAAGCCGAGCTAGGCCGCCTTGGCGGTCAGGAGGATGACCTCATCGTCGACAGTAAGGATGCCCTTTACACCAATCCGCAACAGGCTCGCGAGTTTGTTGAATTGACGGGTATCGACTCTCTGGCCGTTGCTATCGGTACCGCTCACGGTCTGTACACTGACACACCAAAACTTGATTTTGAACGTCTGGCAGCGATCCGCAATCAGGTCGACGTGCCGCTGGTTCTGCATGGCGCGTCTGGTTTATCGGCTGCGGATATCCGTACCGCGATTAGCCTGGGGATTTGTAAAGTCAACGTCGCCACAGAACTGAAAATTGCCTTCTCGAATGCCCTGAAAACCTATCTCTCTTCACATCCTGCTGCCAGCGACCCACGTCACTACATGGTGCCTGCCAAGAATGCCATGAAGGAGGTGGTGCGTAAGGTGATTGCTGACTGTGGCTGTGAAGGAAAACTCTGA
- the gatB gene encoding PTS galactitol transporter subunit IIB produces MKRKIIVACGGAVATSTMAAEEIKELCEAHHIELDLVQCRVTEIETYMDGADLICTTAKVDRSFGDIPVVHGMPFVSGVGIEALQQKILTILEG; encoded by the coding sequence ATGAAACGTAAAATTATCGTCGCCTGTGGCGGCGCTGTTGCCACCTCAACTATGGCCGCAGAAGAAATCAAAGAGCTTTGTGAGGCCCACCACATTGAGCTGGATCTGGTGCAGTGCCGGGTAACCGAAATTGAAACCTACATGGATGGCGCGGATCTCATCTGCACCACGGCGAAAGTCGACAGATCTTTTGGCGACATTCCCGTGGTACACGGTATGCCGTTTGTCTCTGGCGTTGGTATCGAAGCCCTGCAACAAAAAATTCTGACCATCCTCGAGGGGTAA
- the gatA gene encoding PTS galactitol transporter subunit IIA, producing the protein MSHVFVRTGIEFEDCQQALAHIGEEMLTKGVVHATYPDALLEREMNYPTGIALERHAVAIPHCEAVHAKSPAIYLIRPDKPVNFQQADDDGDVAVSLIIALIVENPAAQMKLLRRLFSELQNPDTLDMLLATPAEHLADRFRTTILEPEACAQAS; encoded by the coding sequence ATGAGTCACGTTTTTGTCCGTACCGGAATTGAGTTTGAAGATTGCCAGCAGGCACTGGCGCATATTGGCGAGGAGATGCTGACAAAAGGTGTCGTGCACGCTACCTATCCCGATGCACTCCTGGAAAGGGAGATGAACTACCCCACCGGCATTGCCCTGGAGCGACATGCGGTCGCAATTCCGCACTGTGAAGCCGTACATGCGAAAAGCCCCGCCATTTACCTGATTCGCCCGGACAAACCGGTCAACTTTCAGCAGGCAGATGATGATGGCGACGTCGCCGTGTCGCTCATTATCGCCCTAATTGTTGAAAACCCTGCGGCACAAATGAAATTGCTGCGCCGCCTTTTTAGTGAGCTGCAAAACCCGGACACGCTGGACATGCTCCTGGCGACCCCTGCTGAGCATCTGGCGGACCGTTTCCGGACGACGATCCTTGAGCCTGAGGCCTGTGCCCAGGCGTCATAA
- the garD gene encoding galactarate dehydratase: protein MADIEIRQASPTAFYIKVHDTDNVAIIVNDNGLKAGTRFPDGLELIEHIPQGHKVALVDIPAHGEIVRYGEVIGYAVRAIPQGSWIEESLVELPTAPPLETLPLATRVPEPLPPLEGYTFEGYRNADGSVGTKNLLGITTSVHCVAGVVDYVVKLIERDLLPKYPNVDGVVGLNHLYGCGVAINAPAAVVPIRTIHNIALNPNFGGEVMVIGLGCEKLQPERLLQGTEDVKAIPVDDASIVRLQDEHHVGFRSMVDDILQVAERHLEKLNKRQRETCPASELVVGTQCGGSDAFSGVTANPAVGYASDLFVRCGATVMFSEVTEVRDAIHLLTPRAANEEVGKRLLEEMAWYDNYLDMGKTDRSANPSPGNKKGGLANVVEKALGSIAKSGQSAIVEVLSPGQRPTKRGLIYAATPASDFVCGTQQVASGITVQVFTTGRGTPYGLMAVPVIKMATRTELANRWYDLMDINAGTIATGEESIEEVGWKLFHFILDVASGRKKTFSDQWGLHNSLAVFNPAPVT from the coding sequence ATGGCCGATATTGAAATTCGACAGGCATCGCCGACGGCGTTCTATATAAAAGTGCACGATACCGATAACGTGGCGATTATCGTCAACGACAATGGCTTAAAAGCAGGCACCCGCTTTCCGGATGGCCTGGAGCTGATTGAGCACATTCCGCAGGGGCATAAAGTCGCCCTGGTCGACATCCCGGCGCACGGCGAAATCGTGCGCTATGGCGAAGTCATCGGCTATGCGGTGCGCGCTATCCCGCAGGGTAGCTGGATTGAAGAGTCGCTGGTTGAGCTGCCCACCGCCCCGCCGCTGGAGACGTTGCCGCTGGCTACCCGCGTGCCTGAGCCGTTGCCTCCGCTGGAAGGTTACACCTTCGAAGGTTACCGCAACGCGGACGGCAGTGTGGGAACCAAAAATCTGCTTGGCATCACCACCAGCGTGCATTGCGTGGCGGGCGTCGTGGATTACGTAGTGAAACTGATTGAGCGCGATCTGCTGCCGAAGTACCCGAACGTCGACGGCGTGGTGGGTCTTAACCACCTGTACGGCTGCGGCGTGGCGATCAACGCACCCGCCGCGGTCGTGCCGATCCGCACGATCCACAATATCGCCCTCAACCCCAACTTTGGCGGCGAGGTAATGGTGATTGGCCTCGGCTGTGAAAAATTGCAGCCAGAACGCCTGTTGCAGGGTACGGAGGATGTGAAAGCCATTCCGGTTGACGATGCCAGTATTGTGCGTCTTCAGGATGAACACCATGTCGGCTTCAGATCGATGGTCGACGACATTTTGCAGGTGGCAGAGCGCCATCTGGAGAAGCTGAATAAACGCCAGCGTGAAACCTGCCCGGCCTCTGAACTGGTTGTTGGGACACAGTGCGGTGGCAGCGATGCGTTTTCCGGCGTCACCGCTAACCCGGCGGTGGGCTATGCCTCCGATCTGTTCGTGCGCTGCGGCGCCACGGTGATGTTCTCCGAAGTCACCGAAGTGCGTGACGCCATCCACCTGCTTACGCCGCGCGCCGCCAACGAGGAGGTAGGTAAACGCCTGCTGGAGGAGATGGCCTGGTACGATAACTATCTCGATATGGGCAAAACCGACCGCAGCGCCAACCCGTCGCCGGGGAATAAGAAAGGCGGCCTCGCGAACGTGGTGGAAAAAGCCCTCGGGTCGATTGCCAAATCCGGCCAGAGCGCGATTGTGGAAGTGCTCTCGCCTGGCCAGCGGCCAACCAAACGCGGCCTGATCTACGCGGCAACGCCTGCCAGTGATTTCGTTTGCGGTACCCAGCAGGTGGCGTCCGGTATTACGGTGCAGGTCTTTACCACCGGGCGCGGCACGCCGTACGGCCTGATGGCGGTACCGGTGATCAAAATGGCGACCCGCACCGAGCTGGCAAACCGCTGGTATGACTTAATGGATATCAACGCGGGCACCATCGCCACCGGGGAAGAGAGTATTGAAGAGGTGGGCTGGAAGCTGTTCCACTTCATTCTGGATGTGGCAAGCGGGCGGAAGAAAACCTTCTCCGATCAATGGGGATTGCATAACTCGCTGGCGGTGTTTAACCCGGCGCCGGTGACGTGA
- the gatZ gene encoding tagatose-bisphosphate aldolase subunit GatZ — protein sequence MKDIIARHKAGEHLGICSVCSAHPLVIEAALRFDLQTNNKVLIEATSNQVNQFGGYTGMKPADFRDFVLKIAKEVGFPQERLILGGDHLGPNCWQNEPAEAAMEKAIELIKAYVAAGFSKIHLDASMSCADDPVPLAPMVVAQRAARLCQAAEETATDAQKAALTYVIGTEVPVPGGEASSINRVHVTRVEDAEQTLETHRVAFGALGLDDAMSRVIAMVVQPGVEFDHTQIIHYQSHAAEALSGWIRQTPIVYEAHSTDYQTRQAYRALVRDHFAILKVGPALTFALREAIFALAQMEQALIAPEQRSHVLEVIDEVMLNEPGYWKKYYRPTWSQAMVDIHFSLSDRIRYYWPHPRIRQSVEKLLANLSAASLPLGLISQFMPVQFERLSMNAIPATPQNLIIDKIQDVLRAYRFGCTPEHV from the coding sequence GTGAAAGATATTATTGCTCGCCATAAGGCGGGAGAACACCTCGGCATTTGCTCAGTTTGCTCAGCCCACCCGCTGGTGATTGAGGCCGCCCTGCGCTTCGATTTGCAAACAAACAATAAGGTGTTGATTGAGGCCACCTCGAATCAGGTAAACCAGTTCGGCGGTTATACCGGCATGAAACCGGCTGACTTCCGTGACTTTGTCCTCAAAATCGCTAAGGAAGTCGGTTTTCCACAGGAACGCCTGATTTTGGGTGGCGACCATCTGGGGCCAAACTGCTGGCAGAATGAACCCGCAGAAGCGGCGATGGAAAAGGCCATTGAGCTGATCAAAGCCTATGTCGCGGCCGGGTTTAGCAAGATCCATCTGGATGCCTCAATGTCCTGCGCCGATGACCCTGTCCCGTTAGCGCCAATGGTCGTAGCCCAGCGTGCGGCGCGTCTGTGTCAGGCGGCAGAGGAGACGGCCACCGACGCGCAAAAAGCGGCGCTGACCTATGTCATTGGCACAGAAGTCCCTGTACCAGGAGGCGAAGCCAGCAGCATTAATCGCGTACATGTGACGCGCGTGGAAGATGCAGAGCAGACGCTGGAAACGCATCGCGTGGCCTTTGGTGCGCTCGGCCTGGATGACGCTATGTCGCGCGTCATTGCGATGGTAGTTCAGCCAGGGGTGGAGTTCGACCATACGCAAATTATTCACTACCAGTCACACGCAGCAGAAGCGCTCTCCGGCTGGATCCGTCAGACCCCGATAGTTTACGAAGCGCATTCAACTGATTATCAGACCCGTCAGGCCTATCGAGCACTGGTTCGCGATCACTTTGCGATCCTGAAAGTCGGCCCGGCGCTCACCTTTGCCCTGCGCGAAGCCATCTTCGCCCTTGCGCAGATGGAGCAAGCGCTCATCGCCCCGGAGCAACGGAGCCATGTGCTTGAGGTCATCGATGAAGTGATGCTGAACGAACCTGGCTACTGGAAAAAGTACTACCGTCCGACCTGGAGCCAGGCGATGGTGGATATTCACTTTAGCCTGTCCGATCGCATTCGCTACTACTGGCCGCACCCGCGTATTCGCCAGAGCGTAGAGAAATTGCTTGCTAACCTGAGCGCAGCGTCCCTGCCTCTGGGGTTAATCAGCCAGTTTATGCCCGTCCAGTTCGAGCGATTGTCGATGAATGCGATCCCGGCAACACCGCAAAATCTCATCATCGACAAAATACAGGATGTATTACGCGCCTATCGATTTGGCTGTACCCCTGAACACGTTTGA
- a CDS encoding galactitol-specific PTS transporter subunit IIC produces MFTEIMRYILDLGPTVMLPIVIIIFSKLLGMKLGDCFKSGLHIGIGFVGIGLVIGLMLDSIGPAAKAMAEQFQINLHVVDVGWPGSSPMTWASQIALVAIPVAIGVNILMLVTRMTRVVNVDIWNIWHMTFTGAMLHLATGSYWLGILGVVVHAAFVYKLGDWFAKDTRDFFGLEGIAIPHGSSAYLGPIAVLVDTIINKIPGLNRIHFSADDVQKRFGPFGEPVTVGFVMGLVIGMLAGYDAKSVLQLAVKTAAVMLLMPRVIKPIMDGLTPIAKHARKRLQAKFGGQEFLIGLDPALLLGHTSVVSASLIFIPLTILIAVLVPGNQVLPFGDLATIGFFVAMAVAVHQGNLFRTLISGVIIMGITLWIATQTIGLHTQLAQNAGALKAGGLVASMDQGGSPITWLLIQLFTWQNVVGFIVIAAIYFTGVLLTWRRARTFIAAEKRAANPQSQTAS; encoded by the coding sequence ATGTTTACCGAAATCATGCGGTACATCCTCGATCTGGGGCCAACCGTAATGCTGCCTATCGTCATCATCATCTTCTCTAAGCTGCTGGGGATGAAGCTGGGTGATTGTTTTAAGTCCGGTTTGCATATCGGCATCGGTTTCGTGGGGATCGGGCTGGTTATCGGCCTGATGCTCGACTCCATCGGCCCGGCAGCCAAAGCGATGGCAGAGCAATTTCAGATCAATCTGCACGTGGTGGACGTCGGCTGGCCGGGTTCATCACCGATGACCTGGGCTTCGCAGATAGCGCTGGTGGCAATCCCGGTGGCCATTGGCGTCAATATTCTCATGCTGGTCACCCGAATGACCCGCGTGGTGAACGTGGATATCTGGAACATCTGGCACATGACCTTCACCGGTGCGATGCTGCACCTGGCAACCGGCTCTTACTGGCTCGGGATCCTGGGGGTGGTCGTACACGCAGCCTTTGTCTACAAACTGGGGGACTGGTTTGCCAAAGACACGCGAGACTTCTTTGGTCTCGAAGGGATCGCTATCCCTCACGGCTCATCAGCATATCTCGGCCCGATCGCGGTCCTGGTGGATACGATTATCAACAAAATTCCGGGTCTGAATCGCATTCACTTTAGCGCTGACGACGTTCAGAAACGCTTTGGTCCGTTTGGGGAACCTGTGACCGTTGGGTTTGTCATGGGACTGGTTATCGGCATGCTGGCAGGCTATGACGCTAAATCTGTTCTCCAGCTGGCAGTAAAAACCGCCGCCGTTATGCTGCTGATGCCGCGCGTGATTAAGCCGATCATGGACGGCCTGACCCCCATCGCCAAACATGCCCGTAAGCGTCTGCAAGCTAAATTCGGCGGCCAGGAGTTTTTAATTGGGCTCGATCCCGCGCTGCTGCTGGGTCATACATCCGTGGTCTCCGCCAGCCTGATCTTTATCCCGCTCACCATCCTCATTGCAGTGCTGGTGCCGGGAAACCAGGTGCTACCATTCGGCGACCTCGCCACTATCGGCTTCTTTGTGGCAATGGCGGTCGCGGTTCACCAGGGCAATCTGTTCCGCACGCTTATCTCCGGCGTCATCATAATGGGCATCACCCTGTGGATTGCGACCCAGACCATCGGCCTGCATACCCAGCTTGCGCAAAACGCTGGCGCGTTGAAAGCTGGCGGGCTGGTGGCCTCTATGGACCAGGGTGGCTCACCGATAACCTGGCTATTGATTCAACTCTTTACCTGGCAAAACGTAGTGGGGTTCATCGTAATTGCTGCGATTTACTTTACGGGCGTACTGCTGACATGGCGTCGTGCCCGCACCTTTATTGCGGCAGAAAAACGCGCCGCCAATCCTCAAAGCCAGACGGCATCTTAA